In a genomic window of Rhodovulum sp. P5:
- a CDS encoding bifunctional UDP-sugar hydrolase/5'-nucleotidase has product MKMRVLSTVAALALTGGAAQADFTLTILHTNDFHARFEPISKYDSGCSAEDNEAGKCFGGTARLVTALAEARATAENSILVDAGDQFQGTLFYNQYKGKVAAEMMEKLGYDAMAVGNHEFDNGPEVLQAFVDEVDIPILMANADLSGAPELQDIIEKSVVIETGGEKVGVIGLTPMDNDELSSPGPNIVFTDPVQAVQAEVDRLTADGVTKIVLLSHSGYTLDKQIAAGTTGVDVIVGGHSHTLLSNTSDRAAGPYPTMVGDTAIVAAYAYGKYLGDLTVTFDDAGKVISAEGEPILLDASVAEDADIKARIAELAQPLEELRQQVVAEAAEPIGGERADCRTRECPMGNLVADAMLDRVMDQGIQIAIQNGGGLRASIDDGPVTMGEVLTVLPFQNTLSTFFVSGQTIIDALENGLSQVEEGAGRFPQVSGMRFAWDPAGEPGNRVRTVEVMEDGQWTQIDRAKTYGMVSNNYVRNGGDGYSVFKTADNVYDFGPDLADVTAEYLATRSPYRPYTDGRITVAQ; this is encoded by the coding sequence ATGAAGATGCGAGTCCTTTCCACCGTGGCGGCGCTGGCCCTGACCGGCGGCGCGGCCCAGGCCGACTTCACATTGACCATCCTTCACACAAACGACTTCCACGCACGGTTCGAACCGATCTCGAAATACGACTCCGGCTGCAGCGCCGAGGACAACGAGGCCGGCAAATGCTTTGGCGGCACCGCGCGTCTGGTTACCGCGCTGGCCGAGGCCCGGGCCACGGCGGAAAATTCCATCCTCGTCGATGCGGGCGACCAGTTTCAGGGCACGCTGTTCTACAACCAATACAAGGGCAAGGTCGCGGCCGAGATGATGGAAAAGCTCGGCTATGACGCGATGGCCGTCGGCAACCACGAATTCGACAACGGCCCGGAGGTTCTGCAAGCCTTCGTCGATGAGGTCGACATTCCGATCCTGATGGCCAATGCCGATCTGTCGGGCGCGCCTGAACTTCAGGACATCATCGAGAAATCGGTGGTGATCGAAACCGGCGGCGAAAAGGTCGGGGTCATCGGCCTGACACCGATGGACAATGACGAATTGTCGAGCCCGGGCCCGAACATCGTCTTCACCGATCCGGTGCAGGCCGTGCAGGCCGAGGTCGACCGCCTGACCGCGGATGGCGTGACCAAGATCGTGCTGCTCAGCCATTCGGGATACACGCTCGACAAGCAGATCGCGGCCGGAACGACCGGTGTCGACGTGATCGTGGGCGGGCACAGCCACACGCTGTTGTCCAACACCAGCGACCGGGCCGCGGGCCCCTACCCGACCATGGTGGGCGACACCGCCATCGTGGCGGCCTATGCCTATGGCAAGTATCTGGGCGATCTGACCGTGACATTCGACGATGCGGGCAAGGTAATTTCGGCAGAGGGTGAGCCGATCCTTCTGGATGCCTCGGTCGCGGAGGACGCCGACATCAAGGCCCGGATCGCCGAACTGGCCCAGCCGCTGGAAGAACTGCGCCAGCAGGTCGTGGCCGAAGCCGCCGAACCCATTGGCGGCGAGCGCGCCGATTGCCGGACGCGGGAATGCCCGATGGGCAATCTGGTGGCCGATGCGATGCTGGACCGGGTGATGGATCAGGGCATCCAGATCGCGATCCAGAACGGCGGGGGGCTGCGTGCCTCGATCGATGACGGTCCTGTCACGATGGGCGAGGTGCTGACGGTGCTGCCGTTCCAGAACACGCTGTCGACCTTCTTCGTGTCCGGCCAGACGATCATCGACGCGCTGGAAAACGGGCTGAGCCAGGTCGAGGAGGGCGCCGGCCGCTTCCCGCAGGTCTCCGGCATGCGCTTTGCCTGGGATCCGGCGGGCGAACCCGGCAACCGCGTCCGCACCGTCGAGGTCATGGAAGATGGCCAGTGGACCCAGATCGACCGCGCCAAGACCTATGGCATGGTGTCGAACAACTATGTCCGCAATGGCGGCGACGGGTATTCGGTGTTCAAGACCGCCGACAATGTCTACGACTTCGGCCCCGATCTTGCGGATGTGACGGCCGAATACCTCGCCACCCGGTCGCCCTATCGGCCCTATACCGACGGCCGGATCACCGTGGCGCAATGA
- a CDS encoding VPLPA-CTERM sorting domain-containing protein, whose product MRTIRDSAYENDVLIEDTYDYYAADTSGNVWYFGEDVVNYYYDDDGNLIGTDDHSAWIAGENGALPGWMMPATPTLGLSYYQEYAAADEALDEALVYAVDQDVEIPGLGWFEDVIIMYETTAIDPSLREFKYYAPGIGKIRADEGLNENLTDPDVIFYLQPGAVPVPASLPLVLSAIGAFALSSRRRE is encoded by the coding sequence ATGAGAACGATCCGGGACAGTGCCTATGAGAACGATGTCCTGATCGAGGATACCTACGACTACTACGCCGCCGACACCTCCGGCAATGTCTGGTACTTCGGCGAGGACGTGGTGAACTATTACTACGACGACGATGGAAACCTGATCGGAACCGACGATCACTCGGCCTGGATCGCGGGAGAAAACGGCGCGCTTCCGGGCTGGATGATGCCCGCAACCCCGACGCTGGGCCTCAGCTATTATCAGGAATACGCCGCCGCCGACGAGGCCCTGGACGAGGCGCTGGTCTACGCCGTCGATCAGGATGTCGAGATCCCCGGGCTGGGATGGTTCGAAGACGTGATCATCATGTATGAGACCACGGCGATCGACCCAAGCCTCAGGGAGTTCAAGTACTACGCCCCCGGAATCGGCAAGATACGCGCCGACGAGGGGTTGAACGAAAACCTGACCGATCCCGACGTCATCTTTTATCTGCAACCAGGTGCCGTGCCCGTGCCAGCGAGCTTGCCGCTGGTTCTGTCCGCAATCGGGGCCTTCGCGCTGTCCAGTCGGCGCCGGGAATAA
- a CDS encoding LuxR C-terminal-related transcriptional regulator, whose protein sequence is MKPKLSRATWLLILSVPVLSAGMLGIDMIIEGTVPRLAEFALDFAEKCFLFGSMVLIAMMVGRVDTLEADSVALRRDLALATQAGEAWRQQSRKLMQGLSDAITQQFDRWNLSPAEADVAGLMLKGLSLREIAGLRQSSEATVRQQAQNVYRKSGLANRAELSAYFLEDLFAVAGSGLSPDAENGAVTN, encoded by the coding sequence ATGAAACCCAAGCTTTCGCGGGCAACGTGGTTGCTGATCCTGTCTGTCCCGGTTCTGTCCGCCGGCATGCTGGGCATCGACATGATCATCGAGGGCACCGTTCCCCGGCTTGCTGAATTCGCGCTTGATTTCGCCGAGAAGTGTTTCCTCTTCGGCAGCATGGTCCTGATCGCGATGATGGTCGGCCGGGTCGATACGCTGGAGGCCGACAGCGTGGCGCTCCGCCGCGATCTTGCTCTTGCCACGCAAGCGGGCGAGGCGTGGCGCCAACAAAGCCGGAAGCTGATGCAGGGGCTGTCGGATGCCATCACCCAGCAATTCGACCGCTGGAACCTCAGCCCGGCAGAGGCCGATGTGGCGGGCCTGATGCTGAAGGGGCTGTCGCTGCGCGAGATTGCGGGGCTCCGGCAAAGCTCTGAGGCGACGGTGCGCCAGCAGGCCCAGAACGTCTATCGCAAGTCGGGTCTTGCCAACCGGGCCGAGTTGTCGGCCTATTTCCTGGAGGATCTGTTCGCCGTGGCGGGCAGCGGCCTGTCCCCTGATGCAGAAAACGGCGCCGTCACGAACTGA
- a CDS encoding succinylglutamate desuccinylase/aspartoacylase family protein, giving the protein MTARKGFLLGGETVPPGARATVDLPVSVLSDHTPVTMSAHVIHGRRAGPVVFVTAGVHGDEVIGVEIVRRLLGLPALGNMRGTLIAIPIVNAFGFLNLSRYLPDRRDLNRCFPGSATGSMAARLAKLLIDEVVARADLGIDLHSAAIHRTNLPQIRVTPGDPDLMRLARIFAAPVILRSDLREGSLRQAAQERGVSMLLYEAGEGLRFDETAVRAGVSGILRVLHDQGMIPAKGVPRARRPSLVCRASRWLRAPQGGLVRMFRSEGDVVAEGELLAIVSDPFGEIDAEITAPEAGIIVGRAVLPVVNEGNAVFHLAAITPDDRAEDRIDAWTAELETDTLFDEDEIL; this is encoded by the coding sequence ATGACCGCGCGGAAGGGATTCCTGCTTGGCGGCGAAACCGTGCCGCCCGGCGCGCGCGCCACGGTCGATCTGCCGGTGTCGGTTCTGTCGGACCACACGCCGGTGACGATGTCCGCCCATGTGATCCACGGCCGCCGCGCCGGCCCCGTCGTCTTCGTCACCGCCGGCGTGCATGGGGACGAGGTCATCGGGGTGGAAATCGTCCGCCGCCTGCTGGGGCTGCCGGCGCTGGGCAATATGCGTGGCACGCTGATCGCCATCCCGATCGTCAACGCCTTCGGCTTTCTCAACCTGTCGCGCTACCTGCCCGACCGGCGCGATCTGAACCGTTGCTTTCCGGGGTCGGCGACCGGGTCGATGGCCGCGCGTCTGGCCAAGCTGCTGATCGATGAGGTCGTGGCCCGCGCCGATCTGGGGATCGACCTGCATTCGGCCGCCATTCACCGCACCAACCTGCCGCAAATCCGCGTCACCCCCGGCGATCCCGACCTGATGCGGCTGGCACGTATCTTCGCAGCACCCGTCATCCTGCGCTCCGACCTGCGCGAGGGATCGCTCCGCCAGGCAGCGCAGGAGCGCGGCGTCAGCATGCTGCTATACGAGGCGGGAGAGGGCCTGCGCTTTGATGAAACCGCGGTCCGGGCCGGTGTCTCGGGCATTCTGCGGGTTCTGCATGATCAGGGCATGATCCCGGCAAAGGGCGTGCCGCGCGCGCGCCGCCCCTCGCTCGTCTGCCGCGCCTCGCGCTGGCTGCGCGCGCCACAGGGCGGGCTGGTCCGCATGTTCCGCTCCGAAGGGGATGTGGTGGCGGAAGGGGAATTGCTGGCCATCGTCTCCGACCCGTTCGGAGAGATCGACGCCGAGATCACCGCGCCCGAGGCCGGGATCATTGTCGGCCGCGCCGTGCTGCCCGTGGTGAACGAGGGCAACGCCGTGTTCCATCTGGCCGCGATCACCCCCGACGACCGGGCCGAAGACCGGATCGACGCCTGGACCGCGGAACTGGAAACCGACACCTTGTTCGATGAGGACGAGATCCTCTGA
- a CDS encoding squalene/phytoene synthase family protein: MSLDACADIVRRGDPDRFLATMAAPVDARARLFPLFAFNVEVARAPWVTAEPMIAEMRLQWWRDVLGEIAAGGTVRAHEVATPLASVLGAEEARLLDGLVAARRWDIYRDPFDDAAAFKTHIDATSGALLWVAARVLGAERGEAALRRLGHAMGVANWLVAVPELEARGRVPLVDGRPGAVRELAARAAADLAALKAERDAIPECAIPAARIAWLAGPILTRAVDDPARVAEGRLVPSDFRRRGGLLWRAMRGRW; this comes from the coding sequence GTGAGCCTGGATGCCTGCGCCGATATCGTCCGCCGTGGCGATCCCGACCGGTTTCTCGCGACCATGGCGGCGCCGGTGGATGCGCGGGCCCGGCTGTTCCCGCTGTTCGCCTTCAATGTGGAGGTCGCCCGCGCCCCTTGGGTGACGGCGGAGCCGATGATTGCCGAGATGCGCCTGCAATGGTGGCGCGACGTGCTGGGCGAAATCGCGGCCGGGGGCACGGTGCGTGCGCATGAGGTTGCGACCCCGCTGGCGTCGGTTCTGGGGGCGGAGGAGGCAAGGCTTCTTGACGGGCTCGTCGCCGCGCGCCGCTGGGATATCTATCGCGACCCGTTCGACGATGCCGCCGCGTTCAAGACGCATATCGATGCGACGTCGGGCGCGCTGCTCTGGGTGGCGGCGCGTGTTCTCGGCGCGGAAAGGGGGGAGGCCGCGCTCAGGCGGCTCGGCCATGCGATGGGCGTCGCGAACTGGCTGGTTGCCGTGCCGGAACTGGAGGCGCGGGGGCGCGTGCCGCTGGTTGACGGGCGACCGGGCGCGGTGCGGGAACTGGCCGCGCGGGCGGCGGCGGATCTGGCGGCCCTGAAGGCAGAGCGGGACGCGATCCCCGAATGCGCGATCCCGGCGGCCCGGATCGCATGGCTGGCCGGGCCGATCCTGACGCGCGCGGTCGATGACCCCGCGCGGGTGGCAGAGGGGCGGCTTGTCCCGTCGGACTTTCGCCGGCGCGGCGGGCTTTTGTGGCGGGCGATGCGCGGCCGCTGGTAG
- the cimA gene encoding citramalate synthase, producing MTKEPLSLYDTTLRDGQQTQGVQFSTDEKLRIAATLDDLGVDYIEGGWPGANPTDSAFFDAAPQTRAKLTAFGMTKRAGRSAENDEVLAAVMNAGTGSVCLVGKTHDFHVTTALGITHDENIENIAKSIAHVVAQGREALFDAEHFFDGWKSDPAYALDCCKAAYEAGARWIVLCDTNGGTLPHEVGEITAEIIAGGIPGTAIGIHTHDDTGNAVAGSLAAIDAGARQVQGTLNGLGERCGNANLTTLIPTLTLKEPYASRFQTGVTDEALAGLTRASRLLDDILNRVPRKAAAYVGASAFAHKAGLHASAILKDPSTYEHIDPALVGNARVIPMSNQAGQSNLRKRLTEAGIEIAKDDPRLPAILDEIKTREGQGYSYDTAQASFELIARRHLEQLPEFFRVKRYRVTVERRRDEQGRPKSLSEAVVVVLVDGERKLSVSESLGPDGTDSGPVNALSRALAKDLGPYQSYIDDMKLVDFKVRITNGGTEAVTRVIIDSEDGQGRRWATVGVSANIVDASFEALLDAIVWKLVRDKAPHP from the coding sequence ATGACGAAGGAACCCCTCTCCCTCTACGACACGACCCTTCGCGACGGGCAGCAGACCCAAGGGGTGCAGTTTTCCACCGACGAAAAGCTGCGCATCGCGGCCACGCTGGACGATCTTGGGGTGGATTATATCGAGGGAGGCTGGCCCGGGGCGAACCCCACCGACAGCGCGTTCTTCGACGCCGCCCCGCAGACCCGCGCGAAACTGACCGCCTTCGGCATGACCAAACGCGCGGGCCGCAGCGCGGAGAATGACGAAGTGCTGGCCGCGGTGATGAATGCGGGCACGGGAAGTGTGTGCCTTGTGGGCAAGACCCATGACTTCCACGTCACCACCGCGCTGGGCATCACCCACGACGAGAACATCGAGAACATCGCGAAATCCATCGCCCATGTGGTGGCCCAGGGGCGCGAGGCGTTGTTCGATGCGGAACATTTCTTTGACGGCTGGAAATCCGACCCCGCCTATGCGCTCGACTGCTGCAAGGCGGCGTATGAGGCCGGGGCGCGCTGGATCGTGCTGTGCGACACAAATGGCGGCACGCTGCCCCATGAGGTGGGCGAGATCACCGCAGAGATCATCGCGGGCGGTATCCCCGGCACGGCCATCGGCATCCACACCCATGACGACACCGGCAATGCGGTCGCGGGCAGCCTTGCGGCCATCGATGCGGGCGCGCGGCAGGTTCAGGGCACGCTCAACGGCTTGGGGGAGCGTTGCGGCAATGCCAACCTGACCACGCTGATCCCGACCCTGACCCTGAAGGAACCCTATGCCAGCCGTTTCCAGACCGGCGTGACGGACGAGGCGCTGGCCGGGCTGACCCGGGCCTCGCGCCTATTGGACGATATCCTCAACCGCGTGCCGCGCAAGGCGGCGGCCTATGTGGGCGCCTCGGCCTTTGCGCACAAGGCGGGGCTGCATGCCAGCGCGATCCTGAAGGACCCCTCGACCTACGAACATATTGACCCCGCGCTGGTCGGCAATGCCCGCGTCATCCCGATGTCGAACCAGGCGGGGCAGTCGAACCTGCGCAAGCGCCTGACCGAGGCCGGGATCGAGATCGCCAAGGACGACCCGCGCCTGCCCGCGATCTTGGACGAGATCAAGACGCGCGAGGGGCAGGGCTATTCCTATGATACCGCGCAGGCCAGTTTCGAACTGATCGCCCGGCGGCATCTGGAGCAGTTGCCCGAATTCTTCCGGGTCAAGCGGTATCGCGTGACCGTGGAACGCCGCCGCGACGAACAGGGCCGCCCCAAAAGCCTGTCGGAGGCCGTGGTCGTCGTGCTGGTGGACGGGGAGCGTAAATTGTCGGTCTCGGAAAGCCTTGGGCCCGATGGCACCGACAGCGGGCCGGTCAACGCGTTGTCGCGTGCGCTGGCCAAGGATCTGGGACCCTACCAGTCCTATATCGACGACATGAAGCTGGTCGACTTCAAGGTGCGCATCACCAATGGCGGGACCGAGGCCGTGACCCGTGTGATCATCGACAGCGAAGACGGGCAGGGGCGGCGCTGGGCCACGGTGGGCGTGTCGGCCAATATCGTCGATGCCTCGTTCGAGGCGCTGCTGGACGCGATCGTCTGGAAACTGGTGCGGGACAAGGCGCCCCATCCGTGA
- the cysS gene encoding cysteine--tRNA ligase produces MTDIRLYNTKTRQKERFQPIDPSNVRMYVCGPTVYDRAHMGNARPAVVFDVLYRLLQHHYGADHVTYVRNITDVEDKIIARAAERGISIDELTRTTTEWYHHDMAALGVDYSADPRFIEPHATAYIGEMIAMIEALIAGGHAYAAEGHVLFDVKSYDAYGRLSGRSLDDMIAGARVEVAPYKRDPMDFVLWKPSSDDQPGWDSPWGRGRPGWHIECSAMSHALLGESFDIHGGGNDLMFPHHENEIAQSCCAHPGGDFARVWMHNEMLQVEGKKMSKSLGNFFTVHELLEQGIPGEVIRFVFLGTHYRKPMDWTAEKAREAEGTLRKWRGLTAGIEPASSPAPEVIGALRDDLNTAGAIAALHALAGAGEAAALKASAGLLGLLGDDLGDWADAGASDLDGWAERLATERAKAMETKNFAEVDRLKAALVAAGVEVRMSKAGVELVPGAGFDAAKLEGVA; encoded by the coding sequence ATGACCGACATCCGCCTTTACAACACGAAAACCCGGCAGAAAGAGCGGTTTCAGCCGATCGACCCGTCGAATGTGCGGATGTATGTCTGCGGGCCCACCGTCTATGACCGCGCCCATATGGGCAATGCCCGTCCCGCGGTGGTGTTCGACGTGCTCTACCGGTTGTTGCAGCACCACTACGGGGCCGACCACGTCACCTATGTGCGCAACATCACCGATGTGGAAGACAAGATCATCGCCCGGGCGGCGGAGCGGGGGATTTCCATCGACGAGCTGACCCGCACGACGACCGAGTGGTATCACCACGACATGGCGGCGCTGGGCGTGGATTACTCCGCCGATCCGCGGTTCATCGAACCCCATGCCACCGCCTATATCGGCGAGATGATCGCGATGATTGAGGCACTGATCGCGGGCGGCCATGCCTATGCGGCCGAGGGGCATGTGCTGTTCGATGTGAAAAGCTATGACGCCTATGGCCGGCTTTCGGGTCGGTCGCTGGACGACATGATCGCGGGCGCGCGGGTGGAGGTTGCGCCCTACAAACGCGACCCGATGGATTTTGTGCTGTGGAAGCCGTCCTCGGACGATCAGCCGGGGTGGGACAGCCCCTGGGGCCGTGGTCGGCCGGGCTGGCATATCGAATGCTCGGCGATGAGCCATGCGCTTTTGGGTGAGAGCTTTGATATCCACGGCGGCGGCAACGACCTGATGTTCCCCCACCATGAGAACGAGATCGCGCAAAGCTGCTGTGCCCATCCGGGCGGCGATTTCGCGCGGGTCTGGATGCATAACGAGATGTTGCAGGTGGAGGGGAAGAAGATGTCCAAGTCCTTGGGCAACTTCTTCACCGTGCATGAACTGCTGGAACAGGGCATCCCGGGTGAGGTGATCCGCTTCGTCTTTTTGGGCACGCATTACCGCAAGCCGATGGACTGGACGGCGGAGAAGGCGCGGGAGGCAGAGGGCACGCTGCGCAAGTGGCGTGGGCTCACCGCGGGTATCGAACCCGCGTCGAGCCCCGCGCCCGAGGTGATCGGTGCGCTGAGGGACGATCTGAACACCGCGGGCGCGATTGCGGCGTTGCACGCGCTGGCCGGTGCAGGTGAGGCGGCGGCCCTGAAAGCATCGGCCGGGCTGTTGGGCCTTTTGGGCGACGATCTGGGGGATTGGGCAGACGCAGGTGCCAGCGATCTTGACGGTTGGGCGGAGCGGCTGGCAACAGAACGCGCGAAAGCCATGGAAACAAAGAACTTCGCGGAAGTGGACCGCCTGAAGGCGGCGCTTGTCGCGGCGGGTGTCGAGGTCCGGATGAGCAAGGCAGGCGTCGAACTGGTGCCGGGCGCCGGGTTCGATGCGGCGAAGCTGGAGGGGGTCGCGTGA
- a CDS encoding MmcQ/YjbR family DNA-binding protein, which produces MTEDQIIAFCDALPGAVRDHPFGPETDVWKVGDKIFALMAVGSAHVSLKCADPDYAEMLISVGRAGKAPYLPRGGWIYVDATALDDDEMTHRLQESYDTVRSHLPKRVQAELG; this is translated from the coding sequence ATGACCGAAGACCAGATCATCGCCTTTTGCGACGCCCTGCCGGGGGCCGTGCGTGACCACCCCTTCGGCCCGGAAACCGACGTCTGGAAGGTCGGCGACAAGATCTTCGCCCTGATGGCCGTGGGTTCTGCCCATGTCTCGCTGAAATGCGCCGACCCGGACTATGCCGAGATGCTGATCTCGGTCGGGCGTGCGGGCAAGGCGCCCTATCTGCCGCGCGGCGGCTGGATCTATGTCGATGCGACCGCGCTGGACGATGACGAGATGACCCATCGCCTGCAGGAAAGCTACGACACGGTGCGATCGCACCTGCCCAAGCGGGTGCAGGCCGAACTGGGCTGA
- a CDS encoding pyridoxal-dependent decarboxylase, producing the protein MNHDDLAHWSKRAADWIRAYHTGLRDRPVRPRATPGETAAKLPAQAPETAEPMDAIFADFEALVPGAMTHWQHPRFFAYFPANAAPASMLAEQLANGMAAQCMLWQTSPAGTEIEEVMVGWMRDALGLSPEFTGTIHDSATTATLSAILTMRERALGWAGLDEGLSGQPRLRLYASGQAHSSVDKAARLSGIGQANLVRVATDADDAMDPGALDAAIRADLAAGYRPAGLILCVGATGVGACDRIEETLAVARAHDLYTHVDAAWAGSAMICPEFRPLWHGIDGADSIVVNPHKWLGVQFDCSLQFLADPAPQVQTLGLRPDYLQTLGQAQVTDFNEWTVPLGRRFRALKLWFVLRAYGLEGLRARIRNHVAWAAEARDALAALPGVKIVTEPRLSLFSFALDDDARTEALLRRINDDGRIYLTQTRHAGRFVIRVQVGQFDCTRDDVMMIPTVVGALLD; encoded by the coding sequence ATGAACCACGACGATCTGGCGCATTGGTCGAAACGCGCGGCCGACTGGATCCGCGCGTATCACACCGGGCTGCGCGACCGGCCCGTCCGGCCCCGGGCCACCCCGGGCGAGACGGCGGCGAAACTGCCCGCGCAGGCCCCCGAGACGGCGGAGCCGATGGACGCGATCTTCGCGGATTTCGAGGCGCTGGTGCCCGGCGCCATGACCCATTGGCAGCATCCGCGCTTCTTTGCCTATTTCCCGGCAAATGCCGCGCCCGCCTCGATGCTGGCCGAGCAACTGGCCAACGGGATGGCGGCGCAATGCATGCTCTGGCAGACCTCCCCCGCCGGGACCGAGATCGAAGAGGTCATGGTCGGCTGGATGCGCGACGCGCTGGGCCTCTCCCCCGAATTCACCGGCACGATCCATGACAGCGCCACCACCGCCACGCTGTCCGCGATCCTGACCATGCGCGAACGCGCCTTGGGCTGGGCCGGGCTGGATGAGGGGCTTTCGGGCCAGCCGCGCCTGCGGCTTTATGCCAGTGGTCAGGCCCACAGTTCCGTGGACAAGGCCGCACGTTTGTCGGGGATCGGGCAGGCCAATCTAGTCAGGGTCGCGACCGATGCCGATGATGCGATGGATCCGGGCGCGCTTGACGCCGCGATCCGGGCCGATCTGGCGGCGGGATATCGGCCAGCGGGTCTGATCCTGTGCGTCGGGGCGACCGGCGTCGGGGCCTGCGACCGGATCGAAGAAACACTTGCCGTCGCCCGGGCGCATGACCTTTACACCCATGTCGATGCGGCATGGGCCGGATCGGCGATGATCTGCCCGGAATTCCGCCCGCTCTGGCATGGCATCGACGGGGCGGATTCCATCGTGGTGAACCCGCATAAATGGCTGGGCGTGCAATTCGACTGCTCCCTCCAGTTCCTTGCCGATCCTGCGCCGCAGGTACAGACGCTGGGTTTGCGACCGGACTACCTGCAAACGCTGGGTCAGGCACAGGTCACCGATTTCAACGAATGGACGGTGCCGCTGGGCCGCCGCTTCCGGGCGCTGAAATTGTGGTTCGTGCTCAGGGCCTATGGGTTGGAGGGTCTGCGCGCCCGCATCCGCAACCATGTCGCCTGGGCGGCAGAGGCGCGCGATGCCCTGGCTGCCCTGCCGGGGGTCAAGATCGTCACGGAACCGCGCCTGTCGCTGTTCTCCTTTGCGCTGGACGACGATGCCCGGACCGAAGCGTTGCTGCGGCGCATCAATGATGACGGGCGGATCTACCTGACGCAGACGCGCCATGCGGGCCGGTTCGTGATCAGGGTTCAGGTCGGGCAGTTCGACTGCACCCGCGACGACGTGATGATGATCCCGACCGTGGTCGGCGCGCTGCTGGACTGA
- a CDS encoding outer membrane protein yields the protein MRPHRKSVLLALGLAAVLAMPAAAEGTGAAEEGPVLSYVGSSGTGGDWQGSYAGIQFVYSDLDSASGDDDRAVTGFHAGYRWDLGRHVMGIEVDYARPDLTVMDEDIDHVLRLKGQYGFDFGRTMAYATAGAATAETSLGEGTGVLLGAGVDFSVTPSFVLGAEVTYQDFDEFGNSGTGADATTAGLRASFRF from the coding sequence ATGAGACCGCATCGCAAATCCGTGCTGCTCGCGCTCGGCTTGGCTGCGGTTCTTGCCATGCCCGCGGCGGCCGAGGGCACCGGGGCTGCGGAAGAGGGGCCGGTTCTGTCTTACGTCGGTTCGTCCGGAACCGGCGGTGACTGGCAAGGCAGCTATGCGGGTATTCAGTTCGTCTATTCGGATCTGGACAGTGCCAGTGGCGACGACGACAGGGCGGTCACGGGCTTTCACGCGGGCTATCGCTGGGATCTTGGCCGGCACGTGATGGGGATCGAGGTCGATTACGCACGCCCCGACCTGACGGTCATGGACGAGGATATCGACCACGTCCTTCGGCTGAAGGGCCAGTACGGGTTCGATTTCGGGCGGACGATGGCCTATGCGACCGCCGGGGCCGCCACGGCAGAGACGTCGCTGGGCGAGGGCACCGGTGTCCTGCTTGGGGCGGGGGTGGATTTCTCGGTGACGCCGTCCTTCGTTCTGGGGGCCGAGGTGACCTATCAAGATTTCGACGAGTTCGGTAATTCTGGCACCGGGGCCGATGCCACTACCGCGGGGCTTCGCGCCTCGTTCCGGTTTTAG